In Musa acuminata AAA Group cultivar baxijiao chromosome BXJ3-9, Cavendish_Baxijiao_AAA, whole genome shotgun sequence, a single genomic region encodes these proteins:
- the LOC135649064 gene encoding bZIP transcription factor 27-like, with the protein MPGRNMEEVWKDISLSTLHQDVPSTPVLAFHPATTISSFRAVMLQDFIADAFKAENRASSPSTHSPPASLSPTSDNSRQFFGYDLNASASASGSNAAQSESTKKRSPEKRPNRSVDRQSGVEQRKKRMIKNRESAARSRARKQAYRNELELEAARLLNENEMLKRESEQLRMTVAAQNPTASKPTLQRTLTAPF; encoded by the exons ATGCCGGGAAGGAACATGGAAGAGGTATGGAAAGACATCAGCCTCAGCACTCTCCACCAAGACGTGCCTTCAACTCCCGTCCTCGCCTTCCACCCCGCCACCACCATCTCCTCCTTTCGAGCCGTCATGCTGCAGGACTTCATCGCCGATGCCTTCAAAGCAGAAAATCGAGCTTCTTCTCCGAGCACCCACAGTCCTCCTGCTTCGCTCAGTCCCACCTCTGACAACTCCCGGCAGTTCTTTGGCTATGATCTCAACGCCAGTGCCAGTGCCAGTGGCAGTAACGCAGCACAGTCTGAGTCAACGAAGAAGCGGTCGCCGGAGAAGCGGCCGAACCGGAGCGTTGACAGACAAAGCGGCGTCGAGCAAAGGAAGAAGCGGATGATCAAGAATCGAGAGTCGGCGGCTCGATCTAGGGCCAGGAAACAG GCCTACAGGAACGAGCTAGAGCTAGAAGCCGCACGTCTGCTGAATGAGAACGAGATGCTGAAGCGAGAGTCCGAACAG CTGCGCATGACAGTGGCTGCTCAGAACCCCACGGCTTCCAAGCCTACGCTGCAG